One segment of Anatilimnocola aggregata DNA contains the following:
- a CDS encoding GNAT family N-acetyltransferase, producing the protein MLEVAEADEFFVSETLVACIAEVVVGFVSWNEPYITWLYVDPRQQRCGIGRQLLQAALQRIGGEAWTTTIAGNEPAQALYLSLGMKVVKTMPSEIEGYPCIGVRLALPTSRMRDHAARRKPDAVDPERIANRQIDEVRIAGLIRAAFHGVTLGNGIGLWEAQGIDDYADDKQVAAYRAQDEKEDWSRISVADLNRCYSSLSFFDAIGMRFHLPAFLLADLSGTFTSMDILFTLTNRDAYTTSRFVELSPQQREAVRQFLLLRLADPRQWFNHKSLEDALERYWAKSDC; encoded by the coding sequence ATGCTGGAAGTTGCCGAAGCGGACGAGTTCTTTGTTTCCGAAACGCTGGTCGCGTGTATCGCCGAGGTCGTCGTCGGCTTCGTCTCGTGGAACGAGCCGTACATCACCTGGCTTTATGTCGATCCGCGGCAACAGCGCTGCGGCATCGGTCGCCAATTGCTGCAGGCTGCGCTCCAGCGCATCGGGGGCGAAGCCTGGACCACAACCATTGCCGGTAACGAACCGGCACAAGCGCTGTATCTCTCGCTGGGCATGAAAGTTGTCAAAACCATGCCGAGTGAAATCGAAGGTTATCCTTGCATAGGCGTCCGCCTCGCCCTCCCCACAAGCCGCATGCGCGATCACGCGGCGCGACGAAAGCCCGACGCCGTCGATCCTGAACGGATCGCCAATCGGCAAATCGACGAGGTGCGCATTGCGGGATTAATCCGTGCCGCATTCCATGGCGTCACACTCGGCAACGGCATCGGCCTGTGGGAAGCCCAAGGGATCGATGATTATGCCGACGATAAGCAGGTCGCAGCCTATCGCGCGCAGGACGAAAAGGAGGATTGGTCGCGAATTTCCGTAGCAGACCTCAATCGCTGTTACAGCAGCTTGAGTTTCTTCGATGCAATTGGGATGCGTTTTCATCTCCCTGCGTTCTTGCTTGCGGACCTATCCGGCACGTTCACGAGTATGGATATTCTGTTTACGCTGACCAACCGCGATGCTTACACAACTTCACGTTTCGTCGAGCTATCGCCGCAGCAACGAGAAGCCGTGCGGCAGTTTCTCCTTCTGCGGTTGGCCGACCCAAGGCAGTGGTTTAACCACAAATCGCTTGAGGATGCGCTGGAGCGCTACTGGGCAAAGTCGGATTGCTGA